The nucleotide sequence GTGGTGTCTTTCAAGATTGTAGTACTCCGACGATCCCCTCCTGCTCCTTTTGGCATCATCATACTCGTACCTGCTAGTGGACTTCTCACCTGAAGGACCCTTCCTGATGTCTGTATCAGTGAAGTCTGAAGGCCAATCAGAATATCCAGGCTCCAAACTTCCATGCCTATCAGAACAGTGCTTCCTAGGCCTAGTTTTTTCATCTTTTTTCTCTCCATTAATAACATGATCACTTCTATGCCTTTCTTCATGCTTGTGCCTATGGGACTCACTGCCATTTCCCATGGGTGAAAATTGCctgccatttgtatcttcaacaTCTTGCCTTCGGCGCTTATCTACTGCTGAAGAATCTCTTCTATGTCGTTTGTACTCATAATCCATGCTGTGGCTACTACGTTCTTGCTTAGAGTGTGAATAATCTTGAGAGTGTCGTGTATGCACATCTTCGTCCCTAGATCCTCTTGAAACATATCTGTTGAACCAAAATCAAAATATTAAGCATAGTCCATAGGTCTGTTGAACCAAAATCTAAATATTAAGCATAGTCCATAGGTATAATGGAAGCTGACAGGTAAAATGATTAACTCGTAATTTAGTATGTACCTATCGCTGGAAATTTTCAGTTTCTTCCTATCAGAGCCCTCTGAACTTTTAAAATTGGGGGTATCACTCTCCTTTTCATACATAGTATCAACTGAGGGACCAAAAAGAGCAGTCATCTTCCTAATCCAGTATCTAGGAGGAGGATTGTCCCAATCAGCCCACTCATAATCTCCTCCAGGATTGTGAAAGCAGTGAATAAAATTACACGCAGCTCCATGTGAACATGTCTGAAAGAGGACGACAAAAAATGCAGACTATATTAGCAGTTCTGAGCCTATTTCTCAAATTTTAGAGAGTATTCTCCTCTAACAAATATCAACACTTCAAACAAACTTCATATCTGTCATGAAATCAGACTAAATTGATTAAGGAGACAAAGCTACAAGCAAAGTACCTTGTATCTTGACCTCATGTAGTCACCGCATATGGCAGCCCTCCATCTTGTCACAGCAACAAATTCACATGTTATCTAAACGCACAGGAAAAAATCCAGGTTCAGGTTATGCAAACAGTAGCATGTGTATTAATTTAACACAACAGACAACAGTATCTAAGGGTGCAGGATTCTGTGACTTAAGCAAGGATTAGTGAATAATGCTATTAACCTAGGGAAAAGTCCAAATTACTCACCCCATGTAAGCCATGTCCAAATTACACCCTCCCACACAACCAAAAAAATACAATTGGTCCAATCTACCCCTTAAAAAGATCtgaattttttttgtttctccATGTACAAGCTGACTTATAAGTTATTCCCTCTGTTCCATATTATAAGGCGTTTTGGCTTTTCAATCACAATTCTATCATAtttagatatagtgtatatctaaatgcatagcaaaagctatgtatatagaaaagctaaaacgtcttataatttggaaaggaGGAGTATGGGGTGATACCAGACGTAACATTTTTAACATAACTTATGCCCGTTCCCCATTATCACCGCACAAAATTTTAACTTAAAACTCAACTTAGTACACAAATTTTATAAAGGGGTAAAAATAGTTTAGGGGTTTTATCCAGCCGGACAAATTTGGGGGTAGTAATTTGTACTTTCTCCCTTAAGCTACAACAATTATCCTCACACAATACTTGAGGAATGAAACAAAGTAATTACCTGCTTTCCAGCAAAATAGCGTCCATTCATGCTGCTGTAGGCAAGAAGAGCTGAATCCAACGATTTATAGTGCACATAAACATTTCCTCGAAGATGGAAAGATCCATTTCTACATACCTACCATATTAACTGGAATCATTTCGATAATTCTATCGGATGAAAAAATGTACATAAGCCTAAATTTATGAAAATTgcaaaacactgtttcagctccCACAGGGAACCATCATTTAGAGGTGCCTATCTGATTCGCAGCGCTAAACTGTGAGTGGCTACTACTCTACAGcccttttatttcaaatttgtgtCAAAATTTAACTTAGCCCATAGTAACCAGTGGGAGTAGGATCGTGGTGTGCATTCTTCTAAAGAGGTCTAAGTCAATCATATATGTGAACAGCAAGGTGAGGTTAAAATGCTTAGCTAAGACTAAGGTTGCGTTTGGATTCTTTATCAGGGACTGTTTAGCCTTGCTGAGAAAGAATGCAGAGCAGGGACATGCATTTGGATAGTTGGTAAGCCAATCTTGAGGTCCGTGCTAGCAAGGTAAGGCAAACTAGCTAGGGAACAAATCCCCTAAGTCTTCAGAAGTTTGGACATATTCTAGTATGCAATGGCAGTGAACTACTAAAGTGAACTAGTCCCCTCATGTAGAGCTTAAGAAATACCGATTAACCATGATCAATTTAATTGTAAACTAATTCTCCAACTCTCACTCACTAAGGCAACCACGACCCTAAGAAGATATCATAATCCTTCTAGAATTTAGAGCAACAATCATGCGAAGTAAACAAACTGAATATAATGAATACAACAGTAAGTGAAGCATTGGCTTAGGGAATCATGTTGTCTCAGGACAAAAGGAGGCACAAAGAACCTTGAAGTTCGCAAGTTCACCAAATTTCAGAAATTCTGTATGTACATCTTCATAAAATTCTTCATAGCTTTGTTCAATCTCTTCATCTGTGAACTGGAAAATGTTAAAGAATAACTTATTAGTCTGTGTTCAAACTATTGAAGAAAACAAACATCTTATTGCAATTTCCATTATCACTAAGAGTAGGAACAGGAAATAAAAAAGGGGAAAGAGAGAACCAAAAGTAGAGTCTATTTAGCTCTAGTTCACAAACAGAACTCTTCTTTGCACAGAAGGATTAAAATAGATTCACCTGTCACCCTAATGGTCATCAAAGACGTCCAATAAAAGAAATACTCCTCAATGGTTCAACATTCCCGGATACTATCAAAATTGTCAAGGATCTACTTAATAAATGATACCCAAGACATGTACCAGTTTTCAAATATTGGACACATTTCTAATAGCTATAGAAAAAACATCAAAAAGCTCAGCAACATCAGCAAGACCATGATAATTTAGGATACATGAGCAGATCAAAGTTCAAGACGTCCTCAATCAAGTGAAATCAACTGGCCTGATCACTGTATGCCTCAAGTCGAAGTTCTGAAGATAACACGAAAGAACATACAATCTGTCGAAGTCTGAGAGTAGCCATGGAAAACTTGGGTCTTGGAACAAGAGTTATCTTGAGCAGTAGATAAAATTTTCAAATGGTTCCAAGCAGTCAGTTATTTATACTCATGGCTGCTTATAAAGGCTTACAAGCTTAAAGTGGAATACTTGTTATTTTGACATGAGCTTGATTTAAGTATTGAACTATCACAACTTAAAATGGCACTGCCCATGAAACCAAAATTGAGCATCCTTAAACGTAAAAAAAATAGTAGTTTAAGGATACAAAGTTATTCATTAGAGAATTTCCTCTAACAAACCTCAAGCCCTTCATCTTGCTCCAAAGCAAGGCCTGGACCGTTATACATGTTTTTCATTAGTAATGTGCTTGATTTATCAGGGTAAAAATGAACCCTGCTGCAGCGCACTCCAAAGCGACAAGCCCCTGTCTTGAGGTGAAATGGACAATGGGCCTTATCCTATAGAAATAAAAGAGGAAAAACCAGAATGTCAAGTAGAGAACAAGTTGTATTTTCTTTCTGTTGTAACAGAATAAATATACAGGACATTTCTGTCCTAATAGAAAGAGAAGAATGGAGCATGCCTGCTCTGTTCCAAAATTCGGTGTCTCTTGAGCAACTTTGTCAAGTACTTCTTGAGCAGACAAAGAAGGTTCTCTCCTCTGAGCAGCAAAAGCAACAGACTGTGGTGGGAGCGGATTTGATGTAGGTCTATCTTCCTGCAAGACATTTAGAGTAACCTTTATCGGCAGTATGTCAAAAAAATTGACCTGTAAGCAGCCATAAGGAACAGAACCAATAGAAACTTATAACGTATAGTATTGTGACCTCTTGAACTGGCAGTGTTTCCTTGGACCCCTTTGGTACTTTAACCTTTTTCTTCTTCACAATGATCTCATTTCCTTTCCATATAATTTCTGCTGGACCATCTTCAACATATTCCCATTCACTATCTTCTTCTGACTGGTTCCCTTGGTCATCTTTAGGCTGCAAGAGGGAAGTTAAATTTGTAATCAGATCACTATGTTAGAATGTGTATACAACTTATTTTTCAAAATATGCACTAGTGAATTCAAGACGTGCTGACGGAAAAAGGATTCAACAGATGGATTAAGCTACCAAAAACATATATACATCCAAATGCAGAATAAGAGTCTGCCAGCTTAAAACTACAAAGGTGATTGGCACTTGCCTCTGACGATGACTACAGAAACTGACATCCTACTCAGTAACAATTATTAGCCCAGCACGCTCATCCCAGCAGCAGAAAAGGGATGCGTCGATTGTGAAATGGCTAAACACAATATCTCAGTAGGAGCTAAGAAATTATGGAAAGGGCGGGGAGAGATAACCTCCTTCCGAGCGGAAGCCTCTGCGGCCCTGGCCTCCTCTTCCGCCGCAGCAGCCGCAGCCTTCTctgcggcgcgggcggcggcggcctcgaGCCACCGGCGCTCGGCGTCCTCGAAGGCGCGGCGCGCACGCTCGGACTCCTCAGCCGCCTCGGCCTCCTGGATCTCGAGGAGGCGGCGCTCCTCCTCGGGGTCGGCCGCGGGCGCCTCCGCCTCGGCCgcagcgcgcgcgcgcgccgcagcCTGCCTCCGCGCCCTCCGGCGGCGCTCCTTCTTCCGCTCCCTCCGCTTCTCCCTCCTTGTCGGCGCCGTTGCCGCCTCCggggcaccggcggcggcggcggcgccaccgcCCGCGGCTAAGGCCGACGACATGGCGAGCTCCTCGATTCGCTGTCGCCGGTAGTGCGCGATCGCAGCGGCCCGGCGGAATTGCGTCGGGACTCGGGGTTCGTGTACAAGTGGGCCTGGGCTTCtcgtctttcttcatcttggtctgtTTTTTCTTTGAGAACAGGTGGGCCTGTGTTTGCCAAACGGAGAGGTTGGAGCCCGTTGGGCCCTGTAGAAATGGGATTCATTGATGGCAACATGGGCTGGCCTCTGTTCATTAGAGCATCGTGATTCGATCCCCTCAATCAAGTCAACAACGCTGCATctgttaaaaaaaaaaactgcatcTTGAAGCTGCTGCAGCTTTTCACCTCTCAAAAAACGCTGTAGGTGCTGCAGCCAACAACCCAAAAACCTCTCAAAAAAGTGCAATGAACATCCACTAACATGCTGCTTAAATGCAGTGCCGGTCCGTGGATTTTAAGAGCCTCTGAATATTTCGTCGCAATGGCCCTCTTATCATatataaaattttgtaaaataaaagtaaattcaataacatatttttaatttaacatgtctgataattatcgaggaacaatgtagattaagcaatatatttgtagatgtatgataattatcgaggaacaatatagattaaaaaagcaatatattcattttcttttctcacccatgacaaatgtttcttaggtaacattttaaaattctaacacctaaattagaagaaaaatatgactatatgggtacaaagtactagaagtctagaatactatacaaataattaatttggattaaaaataaaaaggaaaaaataccttgggcctaaacaactaatcggtgatcgcaattcgtaagaagccaagaatcaagatgttgtcgtcgtggagccctgcctggtcgccgTTCTCGTGCGCCatgtccgtgtctccggtagtctagctcttcgcggcggcgcggctcgccagctccgcgtgtgtatggcgcacgtcgcgaactcacgatcagagtgtgctgtgtgcagcgtgactcctcgcctactctctacccgagggccgtgTGTAAAAGAAACTAGTAAAGAAATGTTGATGTTATCTTTTTGGGCCGTCTGaccagttctatgtctctcttctcattagtttgctaatgcTTAATAGACTATAGGATCTGGAGGTTTGTATACTAGGCTTGGACCCTTCTTTCGCTTGAGCCCTCAGCCGTCGCACCTCGTACCCTAACCCCTAGGCCGGCACTGCTTAAATGGCACGAGTATGTCGTGTGGTTCATCATTAGCACTGATGATGATCAATTCAAGAGTGCGAGTATCCATGCGCGTTGGGGTTGTTTTGGTGGCGTGGCTCTGCAGCTG is from Miscanthus floridulus cultivar M001 chromosome 7, ASM1932011v1, whole genome shotgun sequence and encodes:
- the LOC136467149 gene encoding zinc finger CCCH domain-containing protein 16-like isoform X1 → MSSALAAGGGAAAAAGAPEAATAPTRREKRRERKKERRRRARRQAAARARAAAEAEAPAADPEEERRLLEIQEAEAAEESERARRAFEDAERRWLEAAAARAAEKAAAAAAEEEARAAEASARKEPKDDQGNQSEEDSEWEYVEDGPAEIIWKGNEIIVKKKKVKVPKGSKETLPVQEEDRPTSNPLPPQSVAFAAQRREPSLSAQEVLDKVAQETPNFGTEQDKAHCPFHLKTGACRFGVRCSRVHFYPDKSSTLLMKNMYNGPGLALEQDEGLEIVCSFVLSSELRLEAYSDQFTDEEIEQSYEEFYEDVHTEFLKFGELANFKVCRNGSFHLRGNVYVHYKSLDSALLAYSSMNGRYFAGKQITCEFVAVTRWRAAICGDYMRSRYKTCSHGAACNFIHCFHNPGGDYEWADWDNPPPRYWIRKMTALFGPSVDTMYEKESDTPNFKSSEGSDRKKLKISSDRYVSRGSRDEDVHTRHSQDYSHSKQERSSHSMDYEYKRHRRDSSAVDKRRRQDVEDTNGRQFSPMGNGSESHRHKHEERHRSDHVINGEKKDEKTRPRKHCSDRHGSLEPGYSDWPSDFTDTDIRKGPSGEKSTSRYEYDDAKRSRRGSSEYYNLERHHSTGKKPTGKEHNTKRRSRRDIEDYYHDEKDGGRGKSRKHDHHDSNDRWVATNSDVDSDVDRYQSSSCKGTRLGRKDDAHPDSEARHQRSSRSTKDDRRRKCHSGNRRHSGTEEGTQESGSGDLSSDSWSRRLRSSEENFSAHRSKRKRSVGKKSS
- the LOC136467149 gene encoding zinc finger CCCH domain-containing protein 16-like isoform X2 — its product is MSSALAAGGGAAAAAGAPEAATAPTRREKRRERKKERRRRARRQAAARARAAAEAEAPAADPEEERRLLEIQEAEAAEESERARRAFEDAERRWLEAAAARAAEKAAAAAAEEEARAAEASARKEPKDDQGNQSEEDSEWEYVEDGPAEIIWKGNEIIVKKKKVKVPKGSKETLPVQEEDRPTSNPLPPQSVAFAAQRREPSLSAQEVLDKVAQETPNFGTEQDKAHCPFHLKTGACRFGVRCSRVHFYPDKSSTLLMKNMYNGPGLALEQDEGLEFTDEEIEQSYEEFYEDVHTEFLKFGELANFKVCRNGSFHLRGNVYVHYKSLDSALLAYSSMNGRYFAGKQITCEFVAVTRWRAAICGDYMRSRYKTCSHGAACNFIHCFHNPGGDYEWADWDNPPPRYWIRKMTALFGPSVDTMYEKESDTPNFKSSEGSDRKKLKISSDRYVSRGSRDEDVHTRHSQDYSHSKQERSSHSMDYEYKRHRRDSSAVDKRRRQDVEDTNGRQFSPMGNGSESHRHKHEERHRSDHVINGEKKDEKTRPRKHCSDRHGSLEPGYSDWPSDFTDTDIRKGPSGEKSTSRYEYDDAKRSRRGSSEYYNLERHHSTGKKPTGKEHNTKRRSRRDIEDYYHDEKDGGRGKSRKHDHHDSNDRWVATNSDVDSDVDRYQSSSCKGTRLGRKDDAHPDSEARHQRSSRSTKDDRRRKCHSGNRRHSGTEEGTQESGSGDLSSDSWSRRLRSSEENFSAHRSKRKRSVGKKSS